Proteins encoded within one genomic window of Nordella sp. HKS 07:
- a CDS encoding MBL fold metallo-hydrolase: MAPLSFDRNFDVPPGKVMTLSPLVRRVIADNPGPFTFKGTASFIVGRGEVAIIDPGPDSGAHLAALLAAVQRESVSHILVTHSHLDHSPLAHRLQRTTGAAIVGYGSVSPSELSDTGLPRLDASIDRDFAPDIKLAHGQLIAGKGWSLEGVFTPGHMSNHMSYALKEEKTLFCGDHVMAWATSVIAPPDGNMGEYLASLRLLLQREDELYHPAHGPPSTEPKSLVRAYLVHRKMREEAILARLRAGDRTIEEIVKANYADIDPRLHIAAGLSTLAHIEHLIERGLVRQEPQGASITHYFATQFAT; encoded by the coding sequence ATGGCCCCGCTCAGCTTCGATCGCAATTTCGACGTCCCGCCCGGCAAGGTCATGACATTGTCGCCGCTCGTCCGTCGCGTCATCGCAGACAATCCAGGCCCCTTTACCTTTAAAGGCACGGCAAGCTTCATTGTCGGGCGCGGTGAAGTGGCGATCATCGATCCTGGACCCGATAGCGGCGCGCATCTCGCAGCCTTGCTCGCTGCCGTGCAGAGGGAGTCCGTCAGTCACATTTTGGTAACTCATAGTCACCTCGACCATTCGCCGTTGGCTCACCGTCTCCAACGGACGACGGGGGCGGCAATCGTCGGCTACGGTTCGGTCAGCCCTTCCGAACTATCCGATACCGGACTGCCCAGGCTCGATGCCAGTATCGACAGAGATTTCGCCCCCGATATCAAGCTCGCCCATGGCCAGCTTATCGCCGGCAAGGGCTGGAGTCTCGAAGGGGTATTCACGCCGGGTCACATGTCCAACCACATGAGCTACGCGCTCAAGGAGGAGAAGACGCTATTCTGCGGCGACCACGTGATGGCCTGGGCGACGAGCGTGATTGCGCCGCCCGACGGCAATATGGGCGAATATCTTGCCTCGCTGAGGCTACTGCTGCAGCGTGAGGACGAACTGTACCACCCGGCTCATGGCCCCCCGAGCACCGAGCCGAAATCATTGGTCCGAGCCTACCTGGTGCACCGGAAGATGCGCGAGGAGGCCATACTGGCGAGGCTCAGGGCCGGGGACCGAACCATCGAGGAAATCGTAAAGGCCAATTATGCCGATATCGACCCTCGCCTCCACATAGCGGCGGGGCTTTCGACACTGGCCCATATCGAGCACCTGATCGAGCGCGGCCTGGTGCGTCAGGAGCCGCAAGGAGCTTCCATCACCCATTATTTCGCAACACAATTCGCAACATAA
- a CDS encoding biotin transporter BioY, which translates to MTTSTTTLASHVWQLSGSWKKQALLVVLGSLFIAACAQVTIYLPLVPVTLQTFAVLTIGAAFGMRLGAATVVLYLIQGAIGLPVFAEFRSGIPVLLGPTGGYLIGFVLAAAVVGWFAERGYDRRVLTMFGVMMLGAAVLYIPGLLWLGQMFTGFDKVLELGLYPFLWGDMLKAALAAVAFPAAWSFFSKR; encoded by the coding sequence ATGACCACATCGACGACTACACTGGCAAGCCACGTCTGGCAGCTATCCGGATCCTGGAAGAAGCAGGCGCTTCTCGTCGTGCTGGGCAGCCTCTTCATCGCTGCTTGCGCTCAGGTCACCATCTACCTGCCGCTCGTGCCGGTGACGCTGCAGACCTTCGCCGTTCTCACTATCGGCGCTGCTTTCGGCATGCGTCTCGGCGCCGCGACAGTGGTGCTCTACCTGATCCAGGGCGCAATCGGTCTGCCGGTCTTCGCCGAGTTCCGTTCGGGCATTCCCGTTCTGCTCGGACCGACCGGTGGCTATCTCATCGGCTTCGTCCTCGCCGCCGCCGTGGTCGGCTGGTTCGCCGAGCGGGGCTATGACCGCCGCGTGCTCACCATGTTCGGCGTAATGATGCTCGGCGCCGCAGTCCTCTATATTCCGGGCCTTCTCTGGCTTGGCCAGATGTTCACCGGCTTCGACAAAGTGCTCGAGCTCGGTCTCTATCCCTTCCTCTGGGGCGACATGCTGAAGGCGGCATTGGCCGCGGTGGCGTTCCCGGCTGCCTGGAGTTTCTTCTCCAAGCGCTGA
- a CDS encoding class I SAM-dependent methyltransferase, producing the protein MTPLHSLEYAGRQGARVAWYMGHYIASRRFRDSRPAQEHRPSGRGPGRDYIFARMGELFARDLANVGKGYYPMPRDHDGNLHQVVEASRRYFADLPRAAERKAQGGSAEVYSPELVEKFPAYFLQNFHFQTGGYLTEESAKLYDTQVEVLFSGTANAMRRQCLVPIARHLRHKDQRRMALLDVACGTGRFARFAKEAFPRLAVTASDLSEAYLDEARGHVRPYKIGFQQAAAEALPFADASFDIVTSIFLFHEVPPLIRREIAKEFARVLKPGGLLVFMDSLQTGDTPEVDAMLEAFPANFHEPYYSSYLREDLSRIFGDAGFTNVSAEPVFLSKLVTATKAPVQGRADTAN; encoded by the coding sequence ATGACTCCCCTCCATAGCCTCGAATATGCCGGCAGACAGGGCGCCCGCGTCGCCTGGTATATGGGGCATTACATAGCCTCGCGCCGCTTCCGCGACTCCAGGCCCGCACAGGAGCATAGGCCCAGCGGCAGAGGGCCTGGGCGCGACTACATCTTCGCCCGAATGGGCGAGCTCTTCGCCCGCGATCTTGCCAATGTCGGCAAGGGATATTACCCGATGCCGCGCGATCATGATGGCAACCTGCACCAAGTCGTCGAAGCAAGCCGGCGTTACTTTGCTGATCTGCCGCGCGCCGCCGAGCGAAAGGCGCAAGGTGGAAGCGCGGAAGTCTACTCGCCCGAACTCGTTGAGAAATTCCCCGCTTATTTCCTGCAGAATTTCCACTTCCAGACCGGCGGCTATCTGACCGAAGAATCAGCGAAGCTCTACGACACGCAGGTCGAGGTGCTGTTCTCCGGCACTGCCAATGCCATGCGCCGACAGTGCCTGGTGCCGATCGCCCGGCATCTGCGCCACAAGGACCAGCGCCGGATGGCGCTCCTCGATGTGGCCTGCGGCACGGGACGCTTTGCCCGCTTCGCCAAGGAGGCCTTTCCGCGCCTCGCCGTCACTGCCAGCGATCTCTCGGAGGCCTATCTCGACGAGGCCCGCGGCCACGTTCGGCCTTACAAGATCGGCTTCCAGCAAGCCGCGGCCGAGGCGCTGCCCTTCGCCGACGCCTCCTTCGACATCGTCACCTCGATCTTTCTCTTCCATGAAGTACCGCCGCTCATCCGCCGCGAGATCGCCAAGGAGTTCGCGCGTGTCCTGAAACCAGGGGGGCTGCTGGTCTTCATGGATTCGCTGCAAACCGGCGACACGCCTGAGGTCGACGCGATGCTCGAGGCCTTTCCGGCGAACTTTCATGAGCCCTATTATTCTTCCTATCTGCGCGAGGATCTGAGCCGGATCTTCGGCGATGCGGGTTTCACGAATGTCAGCGCCGAGCCCGTCTTCCTATCGAAGCTGGTGACGGCGACGAAAGCGCCAGTTCAAGGCCGCGCAGATACAGCGAATTAA
- a CDS encoding TlyA family RNA methyltransferase encodes MSRERLDEALVARGLYPTRSRARDAIKRGTVSIDGSIATKPAQPIAADAVITLADEARQYVARSALKLKHALDHFALSPQGLNCLDIGASTGGFTEVLLERGAAHVTAIDVGHDQFASSLRDDPRVTLWEGLNARDLAADHVKAPLHFIVCDVSFISLKLALPAALGLATAGARLVALIKPQFEAGREAVGKDGIVKDETLRQRICDNISSWLEDQGWVRIGLIPSPLQGGSGNTEYLIAAEKTG; translated from the coding sequence GTGAGCCGGGAGAGGCTCGATGAGGCGCTGGTGGCGCGCGGGCTCTATCCCACGCGCTCCCGCGCCCGCGATGCGATCAAGCGCGGCACGGTAAGCATCGACGGCTCGATCGCCACCAAGCCGGCGCAGCCGATAGCGGCGGACGCCGTCATTACCCTGGCGGACGAAGCGCGCCAATATGTGGCGCGCTCGGCCCTCAAGCTCAAGCACGCGCTCGATCACTTCGCGCTCTCGCCGCAAGGCCTCAACTGTCTCGACATTGGTGCCTCGACCGGCGGCTTTACCGAAGTCCTGCTAGAGCGGGGTGCCGCCCATGTCACCGCCATTGACGTCGGCCATGATCAGTTTGCTTCGTCCTTGCGCGACGATCCGCGCGTCACTTTGTGGGAAGGCCTCAATGCCCGGGATCTCGCCGCGGATCATGTCAAGGCGCCGCTTCACTTCATCGTTTGCGATGTGAGCTTCATTTCGCTGAAACTCGCACTGCCGGCGGCGCTCGGTCTCGCCACGGCCGGGGCGAGGCTGGTGGCGCTGATCAAGCCGCAATTCGAGGCCGGCCGCGAGGCGGTCGGCAAGGACGGCATCGTGAAGGACGAGACGTTGCGTCAGCGGATTTGCGACAATATCTCGTCTTGGCTTGAGGACCAGGGCTGGGTTCGAATAGGCTTGATACCGTCGCCCCTCCAAGGCGGCAGCGGCAATACCGAATATCTGATCGCGGCGGAGAAGACCGGATGA
- a CDS encoding exodeoxyribonuclease VII small subunit produces MANEKSPIAGMNFETALAELEDIVEKLESGKVDLEASIAIYERGEALKKHCEKLLKDAEARIEKITLKADGTPSGTEPLDAG; encoded by the coding sequence ATGGCGAATGAGAAGAGCCCGATCGCGGGCATGAATTTCGAGACGGCGCTGGCCGAGCTTGAGGATATTGTCGAGAAGCTCGAATCCGGCAAGGTCGATCTCGAAGCCTCGATCGCCATCTATGAGCGCGGCGAAGCGCTCAAGAAGCACTGCGAGAAACTGCTCAAGGATGCCGAGGCGCGCATCGAGAAGATCACGCTCAAGGCGGATGGCACGCCTTCCGGCACGGAACCACTGGACGCGGGGTGA